One stretch of Bremerella cremea DNA includes these proteins:
- a CDS encoding DUF1501 domain-containing protein, with product MSEFHPMQLNRRTFLTRSGVGLGTAALSALLAKEGHAAKASEQVRGVPGQPGFPDLPQKVKRVIFLCMAGGPSHLETFDNKPILSKMDGKPVPASYTDGQPIAQLQGKELKCLGAITKFKKYGHNGQEISDYLPWHAKMADDICIVRSLVTEQINHDPAHTFMNTGTVISGRPSMGAWVNYGIGSETDELPGFVVLSSVGGRNPQPIAARQWGSGFLPSRYQGVQFSSTGDPVNYVRSPNGVGIGQQRNLVDAIGNLNRHHQEAIGDPEIANRIAAYEMAFRMQMSVPDLTDMSDEPQHILDMYGAKPGDGSYASNCLLARRLAERGVRFIHLYHRGWDHHNGLAQYMDVCCNLTDKPTYALLTDLKQRGMLDDTLIIWGGEFGRTPMSQSNKGNVGRDHHIKGFSMWLAGGPVKGGTTYGATDDLGYNSVENVVHVRDLHATMLHLLGIDHHHLSVKFQGLDMRLTGVEPARVVKDIIA from the coding sequence ATGTCTGAATTTCATCCCATGCAACTCAACCGCCGCACGTTTCTTACACGCTCAGGAGTCGGGCTTGGCACTGCCGCCTTGTCGGCTCTGTTGGCTAAGGAAGGACATGCGGCCAAGGCCAGCGAACAAGTCCGTGGCGTTCCCGGGCAGCCAGGCTTTCCCGACTTGCCTCAAAAAGTGAAACGAGTCATTTTCCTGTGCATGGCCGGTGGGCCCTCTCACTTGGAAACCTTCGACAACAAGCCCATTCTATCGAAGATGGATGGTAAGCCGGTTCCGGCATCGTATACCGATGGCCAGCCGATCGCGCAGCTGCAGGGGAAGGAACTGAAGTGCCTGGGTGCGATTACCAAGTTCAAAAAGTATGGCCACAACGGGCAGGAGATTAGCGACTATCTGCCATGGCATGCCAAGATGGCTGACGACATTTGTATTGTCCGTTCGCTTGTTACCGAGCAAATCAATCACGACCCGGCCCACACATTCATGAACACCGGCACCGTGATCAGCGGGCGTCCTTCCATGGGGGCCTGGGTGAATTATGGTATCGGCAGCGAGACAGACGAACTGCCAGGCTTCGTCGTCTTGTCGAGTGTCGGTGGTCGTAATCCCCAACCGATTGCCGCCCGCCAATGGGGCAGCGGCTTTCTGCCTAGTCGGTATCAAGGGGTTCAATTTAGCTCTACCGGCGATCCGGTAAACTACGTCCGCAGCCCAAACGGTGTTGGCATTGGACAACAAAGAAATTTGGTCGATGCGATTGGCAATCTAAATCGACATCACCAGGAAGCGATTGGCGACCCAGAAATTGCCAACCGGATTGCGGCCTACGAAATGGCTTTTCGCATGCAGATGTCGGTCCCTGATCTGACGGATATGTCGGACGAGCCGCAACATATTCTCGACATGTACGGCGCGAAGCCTGGCGATGGTTCCTACGCATCGAACTGTCTTCTCGCACGACGTCTGGCAGAACGAGGCGTTCGTTTTATTCATCTATACCATCGCGGCTGGGATCATCACAACGGCCTGGCCCAGTACATGGACGTTTGCTGTAACCTGACCGACAAGCCGACGTACGCCTTGCTAACCGATCTCAAGCAACGTGGCATGCTGGACGATACGTTGATTATCTGGGGAGGCGAGTTTGGCAGAACGCCAATGTCTCAGTCGAACAAAGGCAACGTGGGGCGCGATCACCACATCAAAGGTTTCAGCATGTGGCTGGCAGGCGGACCGGTTAAAGGAGGAACCACTTACGGTGCCACTGACGACCTAGGCTATAACTCGGTAGAAAACGTCGTGCACGTCCGCGACTTGCACGCCACGATGCTACACCTACTGGGAATTGACCATCACCACCTGAGTGTCAAGTTCCAGGGGCTTGATATGCGACTGACTGGTGTCGAACCGGCACGGGTCGTGAAGGACATTATTGCTTAG
- a CDS encoding ATP-binding protein: MVKKIVDSLRVSAAVGNDLAAELQQYYEITSSNEDSPFARTLWGIDHATGDEVVIKAIRIDAVTRGAYARMEFEAGVRQEHWNDHLTPVLRFARTDEEFFLVMPWTKQKTLSAVLTSSPLTIQETIKLGKDLFTALDWIHRRGALHRDVIPSNIYVETSASSSQQLTGAILGGFGTIKRFHPDQLFGERECETVSYMSPEEAGSIDTDVGPPSDLYAAGIVLFRCLAGRLPFQGQGAGAILFEHLTAPVPELPSINPEVSLELDEVVQRLLRKDPHDRYQLASAVVEDLLAIEEMLESGATGKHVTIGATDRRCTLTEPAFVARDEELSKLNQFILDARLGKGSVMLVEGESGSGKSRLLVESVRQARRSGIWVLRGQATTNVGQRPFRMLEGIVDGFLSVAQKDPALAHRVRRCVGEMSDALIAALPTLSGVIGTTQGFMEQSPAAFGENRTIESLIRFLSALGSPERPALVILDDCQWADTLTYTLIRRWHTQPRESKRYTTVTCSFRSEEVGEHHALRTIPNCSTIRLKPLRADEIRQLAESMAGTLPLPAIEVVTRLAGGSPFMASAVLRGLVESGALEAVNGTWEVELESMGDWQSSQEAASFLTRRIEMLPQETINLLSVGALIGKEFSLDIAASLTSMSISEAVGALLHARDRCLIWERADGGQFVFVHDKIRSSLLERLDPEEQKELHLRAALHLQEHSPTRVSEIAYHLDEAGAAETAMGYALQAAEQARRQFSLEVAERQYRIAQRGAVRQSKAIRFRIAEGLGDSLMLRGQYAEAAPQFEEAAELAEGDWDRAKIQGKLAELSFKRGDMENATRGYETALRTLGCRVPRNRVFIFIMLIWEAWKQVLHTWFPGVFMHRQGRPPSESERLAISLYSLLTHGCWYCRSKIECLLAHLCALNFAERFNPSPELAQAYSEHAPVACLIPMFDRAIKYSQRSLELRREFNDVWGQGQSLSYYCCALYAAGKYRECIEKGREAIRLLERTGDYWMVHIARYQVAASLYHLGDFKGAVIESRINYRSGIELGDEQASGINLDIWVRATQGFLPDQLLEKEIDRDRQDDQGRTQVLFAAGVRDLYQGKIESAVEKLRQSVATSEHAGIQNSYTVPALAWLVTAYRKQAEATPLYAPWQREKLLQKAEKTARKAMRAAKVSPQDLARTYREYALVMAMQGSYPVARKWFDKSLALAEQLGDIFEQAMTLQYRAQVGICVNWPDVETDQQLARRLFDEITIDNEMHDNTQKGQLGTLSLVDRFDTILHVGRKIAAALSTDKIYEESCLGASRLLGGENSWLLEFNQHNDKLPPSVVFGPSNITFDETNLRRAIQAGRAMSFLEVGSKNDMTSEVASHRSAIYIPIAVRNRLSACIYVTHSQLVGLFGKDEERLADFVGTIAGAALENAQGFRELTQLNTTLEQRIAERTAAAEARATDLARSNLQLERTAKELRLTEEQLRVAKVTAETANEAKSRFLATMSHEIRTPLNGILGMTELALRTDLNAQQRNCLTVINQSGEALLGLLNDILDISKIEAGKMELESIPLAPQAVLSSAVRLLAVNAANKGIELLYRVAHNVPTQIEGDPCRLRQVVMNLVGNAIKFTEQGEVLVDLFVERTIDGPQLHFAIHDTGPGIPDGKQTTIFESFEQSDSSTTRRYGGTGLGLAISFQIVSLMNGRLWVESKIDHGSTFHFTVPLDPDQVKFPEPQLKPLAGRRIQLVAQHKTSRDLYQEILIDAGALCDCLSLDDALKLLKNPSQGNQGERPVWVFDWEVDSDTLPQWFAENKAVDLLSRPYLVLLPATGTPPGIELDASATLTKPASADDLVEAVCQVCHCISGEPTQEEQSEEGSTRTLHVLLADDAPVNQEVARGILEIFGHTCEVAGTGKEALSLYQQGNFDVVLMDLEMPEMDGKQATSEIRKWEEEHHRRTPIVAMTAHALTGVREQCLDAGMDHYLCKPIQPELLKQLLDEVSAASSVTTAS; this comes from the coding sequence ATGGTCAAAAAAATAGTCGACAGCCTAAGAGTTTCCGCAGCGGTCGGAAACGATTTAGCTGCCGAACTTCAGCAATACTACGAAATCACCTCGTCCAACGAGGATTCCCCCTTTGCGCGGACGTTGTGGGGAATCGACCATGCCACCGGTGACGAGGTGGTAATTAAAGCGATTCGGATCGATGCCGTAACGCGCGGGGCTTACGCGCGCATGGAGTTTGAAGCTGGAGTTCGTCAGGAACATTGGAACGATCACCTGACGCCAGTGCTGCGGTTTGCGCGAACGGATGAAGAGTTCTTTTTGGTGATGCCATGGACCAAGCAGAAAACGCTTAGTGCGGTTCTCACCTCAAGCCCGCTTACGATTCAGGAAACGATCAAACTCGGGAAAGACCTCTTCACGGCACTCGACTGGATCCACCGCCGCGGCGCGTTGCATCGTGATGTGATTCCCTCGAACATTTATGTCGAAACGAGTGCCAGTTCTTCTCAACAGTTGACCGGAGCAATTCTCGGCGGCTTTGGAACAATCAAACGCTTTCACCCCGATCAGCTTTTTGGCGAACGAGAATGCGAAACGGTTTCGTACATGTCTCCCGAAGAGGCTGGCTCGATCGATACCGATGTAGGGCCGCCTTCCGATCTTTATGCCGCAGGGATTGTTCTATTTCGCTGCCTAGCGGGACGTTTGCCGTTTCAAGGGCAAGGGGCTGGGGCGATCCTCTTCGAGCACCTCACTGCGCCTGTTCCCGAGTTGCCGAGCATTAATCCAGAAGTTTCATTAGAGCTCGACGAAGTTGTGCAGCGCTTGTTACGCAAGGATCCGCACGACCGTTACCAATTGGCCAGCGCCGTCGTAGAGGACTTGCTCGCGATCGAAGAGATGCTCGAGAGCGGAGCGACCGGCAAGCACGTGACCATTGGGGCAACGGATCGGCGTTGTACGCTTACCGAGCCGGCGTTTGTCGCGCGAGATGAAGAACTCTCGAAACTCAACCAGTTCATCTTAGATGCACGCCTTGGCAAAGGCAGCGTGATGCTGGTGGAGGGCGAGTCTGGCAGTGGCAAGAGTCGCCTGCTGGTCGAATCGGTGCGTCAGGCTCGCCGCAGTGGGATTTGGGTATTACGTGGTCAAGCAACAACCAACGTCGGGCAACGCCCTTTTCGCATGCTGGAAGGCATTGTCGACGGGTTTCTATCGGTAGCCCAAAAAGACCCTGCTTTGGCTCACCGCGTACGACGTTGTGTTGGAGAAATGTCGGATGCGCTGATCGCGGCCTTGCCGACTCTCAGTGGGGTGATTGGCACCACGCAAGGTTTTATGGAGCAATCACCAGCCGCGTTTGGTGAGAACCGCACGATTGAATCGCTGATTCGCTTCTTGAGTGCCTTGGGAAGTCCTGAGCGTCCGGCATTGGTCATTCTGGATGACTGCCAATGGGCCGATACGTTGACATATACTCTCATTCGCCGCTGGCATACTCAGCCACGCGAATCGAAACGGTACACGACGGTTACTTGTTCGTTCCGCTCCGAGGAAGTCGGCGAACACCATGCCCTGCGAACGATTCCGAATTGCTCCACTATTCGCTTGAAGCCGTTGCGGGCGGATGAGATCCGTCAGCTTGCCGAATCGATGGCCGGTACGCTACCGCTGCCTGCGATTGAAGTGGTGACCCGCTTGGCAGGTGGAAGCCCTTTCATGGCCTCAGCCGTCTTGCGTGGCCTGGTCGAGTCTGGCGCTCTGGAAGCCGTGAATGGTACGTGGGAGGTTGAACTGGAATCGATGGGCGATTGGCAATCGTCCCAAGAGGCAGCCTCTTTCCTCACTCGCCGAATTGAAATGTTGCCTCAGGAAACGATCAACCTGCTTTCGGTCGGCGCGTTGATTGGCAAAGAGTTTAGCCTCGATATTGCCGCTTCGTTGACGAGCATGAGCATTTCCGAAGCGGTAGGAGCACTGCTTCATGCCCGCGATCGTTGTTTGATTTGGGAGCGTGCCGACGGCGGTCAGTTTGTTTTTGTTCATGATAAGATTCGTAGTTCGCTGCTGGAACGCCTCGATCCGGAAGAGCAAAAGGAGTTGCACCTGCGTGCCGCGTTGCATTTGCAGGAACATAGCCCCACGCGTGTGTCTGAAATTGCCTACCATCTGGATGAAGCAGGCGCAGCGGAAACAGCCATGGGGTACGCCCTGCAAGCTGCCGAACAGGCTCGGCGGCAGTTCTCGCTGGAAGTTGCCGAGCGACAGTATCGTATCGCCCAACGCGGTGCCGTCCGGCAGTCGAAGGCAATCCGTTTTCGTATCGCGGAAGGCTTAGGAGACTCGTTAATGCTCCGCGGACAATACGCGGAGGCAGCACCTCAGTTCGAAGAAGCGGCAGAGCTTGCTGAAGGTGACTGGGATCGTGCGAAGATTCAAGGCAAGTTGGCAGAGCTTTCGTTCAAACGTGGCGATATGGAGAACGCCACCAGAGGATACGAAACCGCATTGCGCACGCTCGGCTGTAGGGTTCCTCGCAATCGCGTCTTCATCTTCATAATGCTGATCTGGGAGGCCTGGAAGCAAGTACTGCACACCTGGTTCCCGGGCGTGTTCATGCACCGTCAAGGACGACCACCCAGCGAATCGGAACGTTTGGCAATTAGCTTGTACAGTTTGTTGACGCATGGTTGCTGGTATTGTCGCAGCAAAATCGAGTGTTTGCTCGCTCATCTATGCGCACTCAATTTTGCGGAACGATTTAACCCTAGTCCGGAACTGGCCCAGGCTTATTCCGAGCACGCACCGGTGGCATGTTTGATTCCCATGTTCGATCGGGCGATCAAATATTCTCAACGCTCCTTAGAACTGCGGCGAGAGTTCAACGATGTGTGGGGACAGGGCCAATCGTTGAGTTACTATTGCTGTGCCCTCTATGCGGCGGGGAAGTACCGCGAGTGCATCGAAAAAGGACGCGAAGCAATTCGGTTGCTGGAACGCACCGGCGACTATTGGATGGTTCACATTGCGCGCTATCAGGTTGCCGCCTCGTTGTACCATCTTGGTGATTTCAAAGGGGCGGTGATCGAATCGCGAATCAATTACCGCTCGGGAATAGAGCTAGGTGACGAACAGGCTTCAGGGATCAATTTAGATATTTGGGTTCGCGCAACACAAGGGTTCCTCCCAGACCAATTGCTAGAAAAAGAGATCGACCGTGATCGCCAAGATGATCAAGGAAGGACGCAAGTCTTGTTCGCAGCTGGGGTCCGTGATTTGTATCAAGGCAAGATCGAGTCAGCGGTTGAAAAACTACGTCAATCGGTTGCTACCTCCGAGCATGCCGGAATTCAAAACTCCTACACGGTGCCTGCGCTGGCATGGCTGGTGACGGCGTATCGCAAACAGGCGGAAGCAACCCCCTTGTACGCCCCCTGGCAACGGGAAAAACTATTGCAAAAGGCCGAGAAAACCGCCAGGAAAGCGATGCGAGCTGCCAAAGTCAGCCCCCAAGATCTGGCCCGCACCTATCGCGAATATGCCTTGGTTATGGCAATGCAAGGTAGTTATCCGGTGGCTCGTAAGTGGTTCGACAAAAGCCTGGCCTTGGCAGAGCAACTCGGTGATATCTTCGAGCAGGCAATGACCCTGCAGTATCGTGCTCAAGTTGGCATCTGCGTCAACTGGCCCGATGTCGAGACCGACCAGCAGTTGGCGCGTCGTTTGTTCGATGAAATCACCATCGACAACGAGATGCACGATAATACCCAAAAGGGACAACTCGGGACGCTCTCGTTAGTGGACCGTTTCGATACCATCTTGCACGTCGGACGCAAGATCGCCGCAGCGCTTTCAACCGACAAAATCTACGAAGAATCCTGCTTGGGCGCCAGCCGTTTATTAGGGGGCGAAAACAGTTGGCTGCTGGAGTTCAACCAACACAACGATAAATTACCTCCCTCGGTGGTTTTCGGACCGAGTAATATTACCTTCGACGAAACAAACTTACGTCGTGCTATTCAAGCAGGACGTGCCATGTCGTTTTTGGAAGTGGGCAGCAAAAATGACATGACCAGCGAAGTGGCCAGCCATCGTTCGGCAATTTATATTCCGATCGCGGTGCGTAATCGGCTGTCGGCGTGTATCTATGTGACGCATTCGCAGCTTGTTGGGCTGTTCGGCAAAGATGAAGAACGCTTGGCCGATTTTGTAGGGACAATTGCTGGAGCCGCCTTAGAGAACGCTCAAGGGTTCCGTGAATTGACTCAGTTGAACACCACGTTGGAGCAGCGTATTGCCGAACGCACCGCGGCAGCCGAAGCACGTGCGACCGATTTGGCCCGCTCGAATTTGCAATTGGAACGGACCGCGAAAGAGCTGCGTTTGACCGAAGAGCAACTGCGCGTGGCCAAAGTGACAGCAGAGACCGCAAACGAGGCCAAGAGCCGATTCCTGGCGACCATGAGTCACGAAATTCGTACTCCGCTTAATGGAATTCTAGGCATGACCGAGCTTGCCTTGAGAACCGACTTGAACGCACAGCAGCGCAATTGCCTGACCGTGATCAATCAGTCGGGTGAAGCGCTATTGGGACTATTGAACGACATTCTCGATATTTCGAAGATCGAAGCCGGAAAGATGGAACTGGAGTCGATCCCCTTGGCTCCTCAGGCCGTCCTTAGTTCGGCTGTGCGACTTCTGGCAGTGAATGCTGCCAACAAGGGAATAGAACTGCTATATCGGGTGGCTCACAATGTGCCGACTCAAATCGAGGGGGACCCTTGCCGCTTGCGACAGGTTGTCATGAACTTGGTGGGCAATGCGATCAAGTTTACCGAGCAAGGGGAAGTGTTGGTCGATCTGTTTGTCGAACGAACCATCGATGGGCCTCAACTACACTTCGCGATTCATGATACCGGTCCGGGAATTCCTGACGGAAAACAGACCACGATTTTTGAATCGTTCGAGCAAAGCGATAGCTCGACGACACGCCGCTACGGTGGGACGGGCCTAGGGTTGGCAATCTCTTTTCAAATTGTCTCGTTGATGAACGGGCGATTGTGGGTCGAAAGTAAGATCGATCATGGAAGCACCTTTCATTTCACGGTCCCGCTGGATCCCGACCAAGTGAAGTTTCCAGAACCGCAGCTAAAGCCACTCGCTGGGCGTCGCATTCAATTGGTGGCTCAGCACAAGACTTCACGAGACCTCTACCAGGAAATCCTGATCGACGCTGGGGCTCTCTGCGATTGCTTATCGCTAGACGATGCTCTGAAGCTGCTGAAAAACCCTTCGCAGGGCAATCAAGGTGAACGCCCTGTTTGGGTGTTCGACTGGGAAGTGGACTCTGATACTCTGCCCCAGTGGTTTGCCGAAAACAAAGCGGTTGATCTATTAAGTCGCCCCTATCTGGTGTTGCTGCCAGCGACGGGAACGCCACCTGGGATTGAACTGGACGCCTCTGCCACATTGACCAAACCAGCCTCCGCCGATGATTTGGTGGAAGCCGTTTGCCAGGTGTGTCATTGTATTTCTGGCGAGCCAACCCAAGAGGAGCAATCCGAAGAAGGATCGACAAGGACTTTGCATGTTCTGTTGGCAGACGATGCTCCGGTGAATCAGGAAGTGGCCAGAGGGATTTTGGAGATCTTCGGACACACGTGCGAAGTCGCAGGTACCGGTAAGGAAGCGTTGTCGCTTTATCAGCAAGGCAACTTTGACGTTGTCTTGATGGACTTAGAGATGCCGGAAATGGATGGCAAGCAGGCGACCAGCGAGATTCGCAAATGGGAAGAAGAACACCACCGGCGAACGCCGATCGTGGCGATGACTGCCCACGCATTGACGGGCGTGCGCGAACAATGCCTAGATGCGGGAATGGACCACTACTTGTGCAAACCGATCCAGCCAGAACTGCTCAAGCAATTGCTGGACGAAGTTTCCGCAGCCAGTTCGGTTACGACTGCTTCGTGA
- a CDS encoding PSD1 and planctomycete cytochrome C domain-containing protein — MPWNTIRIFSWTTGILLLASSPAWSDKPLDYNRDVRPILSENCFYCHGPDAEHREADLRLDDPNSAKETAIVPGDAQASEFFARIVADEDMRMPPVESGKKLTKEQISTLKRWIEEGAAFEQHWAYVPPKPSPTPDVQQQDWPQSEIDYYLLNKMEAAGFSPAAPADKVTLLRRVTFDLTGLPPTWEEVQAFVADESPDAFEKVVDRLLASDRYGERMAAYWLDLVRFADTVGYHGDQDHSISPYRDYVLDAFNDNMPFDQFTREQLAGDLLPNSTIDQKIATGYNRLLQTTHEGGLQEKEYLAIYAADRVRNVSQVWMGATVGCAQCHSHKYDPYTITDFYSLAAFFADVDEAKHFKLGSNALPTRRPPEIKVLSKRERAERDQLQAELKQLPSEPTDEVKRLQQQIDALNASARLTMVTESIEPRTMRVLPRGNWLDDSGEIVTPAVPVFLGSIETENKRASRLDLANWLVDTKHGSGALTSRVFVNRLWYLFYGVGLSSSLGDFGGQGEPPVHPELLDHLAIDFYEHDWDVKRMVKQMVMTAAYQQSSQASAEAREQDPYNRLYTHQLRHRLSAEMIRDNALAVSGLLNLEYGGPSVKPYQPAGYYRNLNFPQRTYHADENDQQWRRGVYVHWQRQFVHPSLMAFDAPSREECTVQRPTSNTPLAALALLNDPTYIEAAREFATRILTQDANSDQTRLETAFELALSRRPDAAETQILIQILNDNRQVYREDTAAAAKLLAIGLKPTDNRVELAELAAWTQVARVIFNLDEFITRN; from the coding sequence ATGCCTTGGAATACGATCCGAATTTTTTCGTGGACAACCGGTATCCTCCTACTGGCTTCGTCTCCTGCGTGGAGCGACAAGCCACTCGACTACAACCGCGACGTCCGCCCGATCCTCTCTGAAAACTGTTTCTATTGCCACGGCCCTGACGCCGAACACCGAGAAGCCGATTTGCGGCTGGATGATCCCAATAGTGCGAAAGAGACTGCGATTGTCCCAGGAGATGCACAAGCCAGTGAGTTCTTTGCTCGCATTGTGGCGGACGAAGACATGCGGATGCCTCCGGTGGAATCGGGCAAGAAGCTAACGAAAGAACAAATTTCTACGCTTAAACGCTGGATCGAGGAAGGTGCCGCTTTCGAGCAGCATTGGGCGTATGTACCTCCGAAACCATCGCCAACGCCGGACGTCCAGCAACAAGATTGGCCGCAAAGCGAGATTGATTATTATCTGCTCAACAAAATGGAAGCCGCCGGTTTCTCTCCGGCAGCACCTGCGGACAAAGTGACATTGCTCCGCCGTGTCACCTTCGATCTGACCGGTCTTCCACCAACCTGGGAAGAAGTCCAAGCGTTTGTCGCAGACGAGTCGCCAGATGCGTTCGAAAAAGTCGTCGATCGGCTGCTTGCTTCCGATCGTTATGGCGAACGCATGGCGGCCTATTGGTTAGACCTTGTCCGTTTCGCCGATACGGTCGGTTATCACGGCGACCAAGACCACAGCATTTCACCGTACCGCGATTACGTTCTCGATGCGTTCAACGACAACATGCCGTTCGATCAATTCACTCGGGAACAACTCGCAGGCGATCTGCTCCCCAATAGCACGATCGATCAAAAGATTGCCACCGGCTACAACCGCCTACTGCAAACAACGCACGAGGGTGGCCTGCAAGAGAAAGAATATCTAGCGATCTACGCGGCTGATCGCGTCCGGAACGTTTCGCAAGTCTGGATGGGTGCCACCGTTGGGTGCGCTCAATGCCATTCCCATAAATACGATCCTTATACAATCACCGACTTTTATTCTTTAGCCGCATTCTTCGCTGACGTCGACGAAGCCAAACACTTCAAGCTCGGCTCGAATGCCCTACCAACCCGGCGTCCCCCGGAAATCAAAGTTCTCTCCAAACGCGAACGGGCAGAGCGAGACCAGTTACAAGCCGAACTCAAACAGTTGCCTAGCGAACCGACCGATGAGGTCAAGCGTTTGCAGCAGCAAATCGATGCCCTCAATGCCTCGGCTCGCCTCACGATGGTGACCGAATCTATCGAGCCGCGTACGATGCGTGTCTTGCCACGTGGCAACTGGCTCGACGATAGTGGCGAAATCGTCACGCCAGCCGTTCCGGTGTTTCTCGGTTCCATTGAAACCGAAAACAAGCGTGCCTCTCGCCTCGATCTGGCCAATTGGTTGGTCGATACCAAGCACGGGTCTGGGGCGCTGACATCGCGGGTGTTTGTTAATCGATTGTGGTACCTATTCTACGGTGTCGGGCTTTCTTCGAGCCTAGGCGACTTTGGCGGGCAGGGGGAACCACCAGTCCATCCCGAGTTGCTCGATCACTTGGCAATTGATTTCTACGAGCATGACTGGGACGTTAAGCGAATGGTCAAACAAATGGTGATGACTGCTGCTTATCAACAATCATCGCAAGCTTCTGCTGAAGCCCGCGAGCAAGATCCCTATAACCGACTTTACACCCATCAGCTCCGTCATCGCCTCTCGGCGGAAATGATTCGCGACAATGCGTTGGCAGTAAGTGGCTTGTTGAATTTGGAATATGGCGGCCCTAGCGTTAAACCGTATCAACCGGCTGGCTACTACCGCAACTTGAACTTTCCCCAACGAACTTACCATGCCGATGAAAACGACCAGCAATGGCGACGCGGAGTTTATGTTCATTGGCAACGCCAATTCGTTCATCCAAGCTTGATGGCATTTGATGCTCCGAGCCGGGAAGAATGTACCGTGCAACGTCCCACTTCAAACACACCGTTGGCCGCGTTGGCTTTGTTGAACGATCCGACCTACATCGAAGCGGCCAGAGAGTTCGCCACTCGCATTTTGACGCAAGATGCGAACAGCGATCAGACTCGCCTAGAAACCGCGTTTGAACTTGCCCTTTCGCGCCGCCCTGACGCCGCCGAGACGCAAATCCTTATCCAAATCCTAAACGATAACCGCCAAGTCTATCGCGAAGATACTGCGGCAGCTGCCAAGCTCTTGGCAATTGGTTTGAAGCCGACCGACAACCGTGTAGAACTAGCCGAACTCGCGGCCTGGACTCAGGTAGCACGGGTTATCTTCAATCTCGACGAATTCATTACTCGTAACTAA